A single window of Pseudoduganella plicata DNA harbors:
- the tal gene encoding transaldolase, translated as MNQLEQLKQYTKVVADTGDFQSIQAYTPRDATTNPSLILKAVQKDEYKPLLEKIVRDNPHASTGEVIDQLLIAFGGEILKIVSGRVSTEIDARLSFDVEGNVAKGRELIDLYERAGFDRERVLIKIASTWEGIKAAEILEKEMIHCNLTLLFSLPQAIACAEAGVQLISPFVGRIYDWHKKQTGIEYEGAEDPGVQSVKRIYNYYRKFGYETEVMGASFRNTGQILELAGCDLLTISPDLLQKLADSNAPVERKLSTETATGSAAKMSLDEKTFRFMLNEDAMATEKLAEGIRAFCADSGKLKQIITGMR; from the coding sequence ATGAATCAACTCGAACAGCTCAAGCAATACACCAAGGTCGTTGCCGACACCGGCGACTTCCAGTCGATCCAGGCATACACGCCACGCGACGCCACCACCAACCCGTCGCTCATCCTGAAGGCGGTGCAGAAGGACGAATACAAGCCGCTGCTGGAAAAGATCGTGCGCGACAACCCGCATGCCTCGACGGGCGAAGTGATCGACCAGCTCTTGATCGCATTCGGCGGCGAGATCCTGAAGATCGTCTCGGGCCGCGTCTCGACGGAGATCGATGCGCGCCTGTCGTTCGACGTCGAGGGCAACGTGGCCAAGGGCCGCGAGCTGATCGACCTGTACGAGCGCGCCGGTTTCGACCGCGAACGCGTACTGATCAAGATCGCGTCGACCTGGGAAGGCATCAAGGCCGCCGAGATCCTCGAGAAGGAAATGATCCACTGTAACCTGACGTTGCTGTTCTCGCTGCCGCAGGCCATTGCCTGCGCCGAAGCGGGCGTGCAGCTGATTTCCCCGTTCGTTGGCCGCATCTACGACTGGCACAAGAAGCAGACGGGCATCGAGTACGAAGGCGCGGAAGATCCGGGCGTGCAGTCCGTCAAGCGCATCTACAACTACTACCGCAAGTTCGGCTACGAGACCGAAGTGATGGGTGCCAGCTTCCGCAACACGGGCCAGATCCTGGAACTGGCCGGCTGCGATCTGCTGACGATCAGCCCGGACCTGCTGCAGAAGCTGGCCGACAGCAACGCACCCGTGGAGCGCAAGCTGTCAACTGAGACGGCAACGGGCAGCGCGGCGAAGATGTCGCTGGACGAGAAGACGTTCCGCTTCATGCTCAACGAGGATGCGATGGCCACGGAGAAGCTGGCCGAAGGCATCCGCGCCTTCTGCGCCGACTCGGGCAAGCTGAAACAGATCATCACCGGCATGCGTTAA
- the rdgB gene encoding RdgB/HAM1 family non-canonical purine NTP pyrophosphatase produces MTQKLILASNNAGKLKEFNELLSTVGFEVHAQGEYDVPEAEEPYFTFVENALTKARHASRLTGLPALADDSGVCVNALGGAPGVFSARFAGEPKSDARNNEKLIADLAAHDDKSAYYYCVLVFVRHADDPQPVIADGRWNGVIVPEARGAGGFGYDPHFFIPELGKCTAELAPEEKNRLSHRGQALRALVDKLK; encoded by the coding sequence ATGACCCAGAAACTCATCCTCGCCTCCAATAACGCGGGCAAACTGAAGGAATTCAACGAACTGCTGTCGACTGTCGGCTTCGAAGTGCACGCCCAGGGCGAGTACGACGTGCCGGAGGCCGAAGAGCCGTATTTCACGTTTGTCGAGAACGCGCTGACAAAGGCGCGGCACGCGTCGCGCCTAACCGGATTGCCAGCGCTGGCCGACGATTCCGGTGTCTGCGTCAATGCGCTGGGCGGCGCGCCTGGTGTCTTCTCGGCGCGCTTCGCGGGCGAGCCGAAATCGGACGCGCGCAACAACGAAAAGCTGATCGCCGATCTCGCCGCGCATGACGACAAGTCGGCGTATTACTACTGCGTGCTGGTGTTCGTACGCCATGCCGACGACCCGCAACCCGTCATTGCCGACGGCCGGTGGAACGGCGTCATCGTGCCGGAAGCGCGAGGCGCGGGTGGCTTCGGTTACGACCCGCACTTCTTTATTCCGGAACTGGGCAAGTGCACGGCCGAACTGGCGCCGGAAGAAAAGAACCGCCTGTCGCATCGCGGCCAGGCGCTACGTGCACTGGTAGACAAGCTGAAATGA
- the rph gene encoding ribonuclease PH, producing MTFASRPSGRAVDQLRTLRLTRNYTRHAEGSVLIECGDTKVICTASIEEKVPGFLKGKGQGWMTAEYGMLPRSTHSRMDREAAKGKQSGRTQEIQRLIGRSLRAAFDLQAFGERTLHLDCDVIQADGGTRTASITGAMVAAFDAFSKLVDKGLLPAVPVKHFVAAISVGVYQGMPVLDLDYPEDSACDTDMNVIMTDAGHFVEVQGTAEGAAFDRATMNRLLDLAEGGIRDLIALQKQTLGLAG from the coding sequence ATGACATTTGCATCCCGCCCCAGCGGCCGCGCCGTCGACCAGCTGCGCACGCTGCGCCTGACCCGCAACTACACTAGGCACGCGGAAGGCTCCGTGCTGATCGAATGCGGCGACACGAAGGTGATCTGCACCGCCAGCATCGAAGAGAAGGTTCCGGGCTTCCTGAAGGGCAAAGGGCAGGGCTGGATGACGGCCGAATACGGCATGCTGCCCCGCTCGACGCATTCGCGCATGGACCGCGAAGCGGCCAAGGGCAAGCAAAGCGGGCGCACGCAGGAGATCCAGCGCCTGATCGGCCGCTCGCTGCGCGCCGCGTTCGACCTGCAGGCATTCGGCGAACGCACCCTGCACCTCGACTGCGACGTGATCCAGGCCGACGGCGGCACGCGCACGGCGTCGATCACGGGCGCGATGGTGGCCGCGTTTGACGCGTTCTCGAAGCTGGTGGACAAAGGCCTGCTGCCAGCCGTCCCCGTCAAGCACTTCGTTGCCGCCATCTCCGTCGGTGTCTACCAGGGCATGCCGGTCCTGGACCTGGACTATCCGGAAGACTCGGCCTGCGACACCGACATGAACGTCATCATGACCGATGCCGGCCACTTCGTCGAAGTGCAGGGCACGGCCGAAGGCGCCGCGTTCGACCGCGCCACGATGAACCGCCTGCTCGACCTGGCCGAGGGCGGTATCCGCGACCTGATCGCGCTGCAGAAGCAGACCCTCGGGCTGGCGGGGTAA
- a CDS encoding efflux RND transporter periplasmic adaptor subunit, translating to MRSVPRCTAPVTSTITAVLTLSLLAACGKKDTAPPAPPPPTVSVITVAPAAVAVTDELPGRVEASRIAQVRARTPGIVLKRVFQEGGDVKAGEVLFRIDPAEFQANYASAQAAVAKAEANLAQADLKVRRYKPLLAAQAVSQQEYDDAVTAQKQASADLATARAARQTAGLTLGYATVTAPISGRVGRALVTEGALVGQGEATPMATVQQLDPIYVTITQSSTEVAQLRRALASGRLKSVGQDQARVTLLMESGEEYGQPGKLLFSDVSVDETTGSVSMRAEFPNPKRTLLPGMYVRARLEQGVNEAAIAVPQQAVVRGAEGSSVMIVGSDNKVVARPVKAEASSGDKWIVSEGLKGGERIIVEGFQKAKPGAAVTPQPWQPKAPANGAPAAPAAPAAK from the coding sequence ATGAGATCTGTTCCCCGCTGCACCGCTCCCGTCACCTCCACCATTACCGCCGTCCTCACGCTGTCGCTGCTGGCGGCATGCGGCAAGAAAGACACCGCCCCACCTGCCCCGCCGCCGCCCACCGTTTCCGTCATCACCGTCGCGCCGGCCGCCGTTGCCGTGACCGACGAGCTGCCGGGCCGCGTGGAAGCGTCGCGCATCGCCCAGGTGCGGGCGCGCACGCCCGGCATTGTGCTCAAGCGCGTGTTCCAGGAAGGCGGCGACGTCAAGGCGGGCGAAGTGCTGTTCCGTATCGACCCGGCCGAGTTCCAGGCCAACTACGCGAGCGCGCAGGCGGCCGTGGCCAAGGCCGAGGCGAACCTGGCGCAGGCCGACCTGAAGGTCAGGCGCTACAAGCCGCTGCTGGCCGCGCAGGCCGTCAGCCAGCAGGAATACGACGATGCCGTGACGGCGCAGAAGCAGGCGTCGGCGGATCTGGCCACCGCCAGGGCGGCACGCCAGACAGCCGGCCTGACGCTGGGCTATGCCACCGTGACGGCGCCCATCTCCGGCCGCGTGGGCCGCGCCCTCGTCACCGAAGGCGCCCTGGTCGGGCAAGGCGAAGCGACGCCGATGGCCACCGTGCAGCAGCTCGACCCGATCTACGTGACGATTACCCAGTCGTCCACCGAGGTGGCGCAGTTGCGCCGCGCGCTGGCCAGCGGCCGGCTGAAGAGCGTGGGCCAGGACCAGGCCCGTGTCACGCTGCTGATGGAAAGCGGCGAAGAGTACGGGCAGCCAGGCAAGCTGCTGTTCTCCGACGTGTCGGTGGACGAGACCACCGGCTCCGTCTCGATGCGGGCCGAGTTCCCCAACCCGAAACGCACGCTGCTGCCGGGAATGTACGTGCGCGCCCGACTGGAACAGGGCGTCAACGAGGCGGCCATCGCCGTGCCGCAGCAGGCCGTGGTGCGCGGCGCCGAAGGCTCGTCCGTCATGATCGTCGGCAGCGACAACAAGGTCGTCGCCCGTCCCGTCAAGGCCGAAGCGTCGAGCGGCGACAAGTGGATCGTCAGCGAGGGCCTGAAAGGCGGCGAGCGGATCATCGTCGAAGGCTTTCAGAAGGCCAAGCCGGGAGCGGCCGTGACGCCGCAGCCGTGGCAGCCAAAGGCGCCCGCCAACGGCGCCCCCGCGGCCCCGGCCGCGCCGGCAGCGAAATAA
- a CDS encoding efflux transporter outer membrane subunit: MTKPAMIKPVLSVLAAAVLSACSLAPTYQLPAAPVAGDFPVNAPGAGAAAAPAADGKAAVDTGWRDFFADDRLRSLIATALGNNRDLRTAALRIEEARAAYNITRADRLPSVNAGLTGTRARGADFRNTPGQGGVGEYYDAGISIPAFELDFFGRVRNLSAAALSSYLATDEARRAAQISTVAEVAKAYFTERAYAEQQRIAQATYEARRRTYDLTRQRLEVGASSLLDLRLNETLMETARAQALALARQRAQAENALTLLVGAPPAQAASGPMADDRQIDAMSAVPAGLPSDLLTRRPDIRAAEQRLRAANANIGAARAAFFPRISLTAALGSSSPEFSGLFDSGTKTWSFVPQLAVPIFDAGRNRANLNLAEVRKDIAVADYERTIQVAFREVADALAARSYLADQVAAQRAIQEAQAERLRLLQLRFENGVASTLDVLDAQRELFDAEQQLVQARLLRTTSAIDLYRALGGGLQ; this comes from the coding sequence ATGACGAAACCAGCAATGATCAAACCTGTCCTGAGCGTGCTGGCCGCGGCCGTGCTGTCGGCATGCTCGCTGGCGCCCACGTACCAGCTCCCCGCCGCCCCCGTCGCGGGGGACTTCCCCGTCAACGCGCCTGGTGCCGGCGCCGCCGCGGCACCCGCCGCGGACGGAAAGGCCGCCGTCGACACGGGCTGGCGCGACTTCTTTGCCGACGACCGGCTGCGCTCCCTGATCGCCACGGCGCTGGGAAACAACCGCGACCTGCGCACGGCCGCGCTGCGCATCGAGGAGGCCCGCGCCGCGTACAACATCACGCGCGCAGACCGCCTGCCCAGCGTGAACGCGGGCCTGACGGGCACGCGGGCACGCGGGGCCGACTTCCGGAACACGCCGGGCCAGGGTGGCGTGGGCGAGTACTACGACGCCGGCATCTCGATCCCCGCGTTTGAGCTGGACTTCTTTGGCCGCGTGCGCAACCTGTCGGCCGCGGCGCTGTCTTCGTATCTCGCCACCGACGAAGCCCGGCGCGCGGCGCAGATCAGCACCGTGGCCGAAGTGGCGAAAGCGTATTTCACGGAGCGGGCGTATGCCGAACAGCAGCGGATCGCGCAGGCCACGTACGAAGCGCGCCGCCGCACCTACGACCTGACGCGCCAGCGCCTGGAAGTGGGCGCCTCGTCGCTGCTGGATCTGCGCCTGAACGAAACGCTGATGGAAACGGCACGCGCGCAGGCGCTGGCGCTGGCCCGCCAGCGCGCGCAAGCGGAAAACGCGCTGACCCTGCTGGTGGGCGCGCCGCCCGCACAGGCGGCCTCCGGCCCGATGGCGGACGACCGCCAGATTGACGCGATGAGCGCCGTGCCGGCCGGGCTGCCGTCGGACCTGCTGACCCGCCGCCCGGACATCCGTGCGGCCGAGCAGCGCCTGCGCGCGGCCAATGCCAATATCGGCGCGGCGCGGGCGGCCTTCTTCCCGCGCATCTCGCTGACGGCGGCGCTGGGCAGCAGCAGTCCGGAGTTCTCGGGGTTGTTCGACAGCGGCACGAAGACGTGGTCGTTCGTGCCGCAGCTGGCCGTGCCGATCTTCGACGCGGGCCGCAACCGCGCGAACCTGAACCTGGCCGAGGTGCGCAAGGACATCGCCGTGGCAGATTACGAGCGCACCATCCAGGTGGCATTCCGCGAAGTGGCCGACGCACTGGCCGCACGCAGCTACCTGGCTGACCAGGTGGCCGCGCAACGGGCCATCCAGGAAGCCCAGGCGGAGCGCCTGCGGCTTCTGCAGCTGCGCTTCGAGAACGGCGTGGCCAGCACGCTCGACGTGCTCGATGCGCAGCGCGAGCTGTTCGACGCCGAACAGCAGCTGGTGCAGGCGCGCCTGCTGCGCACGACCAGCGCCATCGACCTGTATCGGGCGCTGGGGGGAGGATTGCAGTAG
- the hemW gene encoding radical SAM family heme chaperone HemW, with translation MIPIKPVGVKTAPTRTIDSAAGVAAQYLQPGALNLSALPPLSLYIHWPWCVRKCPYCDFNSHEAKGEVPERQYLDALRADLEMALPLIWGRKIYTVFVGGGTPSLMSAAGLDRLMSDLRTLLPLDSDAEITLEANPGTFEAEKFRSYRASGINRLSIGIQSFNGHHLQSLGRIHDENEARRAVEIAQANFDNFNLDLMYALPQQTLAEARTDLETALSYRPPHLSLYHLTMEPNTVFAKYPPQLPDDDASADMQDLIAQMTADAGYGHYEVSAYAQPGHRARHNLNYWQFGDYLGIGAGAHSKLSFPHRVLRQARYKQPKSYMEQVAAGTPVQEEREIGRDEMGFEFMLNTLRLREGFTPNLYAERTGLALNTIEKQLNAAEAKGLLYRDHAIIRPTELGQRFLNDLQEMFLL, from the coding sequence ATGATCCCGATCAAACCCGTCGGCGTGAAGACCGCACCGACCCGCACCATCGACAGCGCTGCCGGCGTCGCCGCGCAGTACCTGCAGCCGGGCGCGCTGAACCTGTCCGCGCTGCCGCCGCTGTCGCTGTACATCCACTGGCCGTGGTGCGTGCGCAAGTGCCCCTACTGCGACTTCAACTCGCACGAAGCAAAGGGCGAGGTGCCGGAGCGGCAGTACCTCGACGCGCTGCGGGCCGACCTGGAAATGGCGCTGCCGCTGATCTGGGGCAGGAAGATATATACGGTGTTTGTCGGCGGCGGTACGCCCAGCCTGATGTCGGCGGCGGGCCTGGACCGGCTGATGTCGGATCTGCGCACCTTGCTGCCGCTGGACAGCGATGCCGAGATCACGCTGGAAGCCAATCCCGGCACGTTTGAAGCGGAGAAGTTCCGCAGCTACCGCGCCAGCGGCATCAACCGGCTGTCGATCGGCATCCAGAGCTTCAACGGCCACCACCTGCAGTCGCTGGGCCGCATCCACGACGAGAACGAGGCGCGCCGCGCCGTCGAGATCGCACAGGCGAACTTCGACAACTTCAACCTCGACCTGATGTACGCGCTGCCGCAACAGACGCTGGCCGAGGCGCGCACGGACCTGGAGACGGCGCTGTCCTACCGGCCGCCGCACCTGTCGCTGTATCACCTGACGATGGAACCGAACACGGTCTTCGCCAAGTACCCGCCGCAGCTGCCGGACGACGACGCCAGCGCCGACATGCAGGACCTGATCGCGCAGATGACGGCCGATGCGGGTTACGGCCACTACGAAGTGTCGGCCTACGCGCAGCCGGGCCATCGCGCCCGCCACAACCTGAACTACTGGCAGTTCGGCGACTATCTCGGCATCGGCGCGGGCGCGCACTCGAAGCTGTCGTTCCCGCACCGCGTGCTGCGCCAGGCCCGGTACAAGCAGCCGAAGTCGTACATGGAGCAGGTCGCAGCCGGCACGCCCGTGCAGGAAGAGCGCGAGATCGGGCGCGACGAGATGGGCTTCGAATTCATGCTCAATACGTTGCGCCTGCGCGAAGGCTTCACGCCGAACCTGTATGCCGAGCGCACGGGCCTGGCGCTGAATACCATCGAAAAGCAGCTCAATGCCGCCGAGGCCAAGGGCCTGCTGTACCGCGACCACGCCATCATCCGCCCCACCGAGCTGGGGCAGCGCTTCCTCAATGACTTGCAGGAGATGTTCCTGCTGTAA
- a CDS encoding efflux RND transporter permease subunit, with translation MPKFFIDRPVFAWVIALFILLGGALAIARLPVAQYPTIAPPSIVVTANYPGATAQVLDDAVTSVIEQEMNGADGLQYVESQSDASGGVTITVTFLPGTNPDLAAVDVQNRIKRVESRLPQAVTQQGVQVNKARSNILMFVGLYSTDGRMDPTAIGDYMARNVVNEIKRIPGVGQAQLFGTERALRVWVDPDKLTGLKLNMSDVTAAIRAQNAQVTSGTIGDLPNPSSQAYAAPVVVTGQLTSVEQFSKVVLRANPDGSTVRLADVARLEMGGATYNISARLSGQPFVAIAVQQSLTGNALETANLVKAKMEELSKFFPPGLKYTVPYDTSTFVKISIEEVVKTLLEAVVLVFIVMYVFLQNFRYTIIPTIVVPIALMGTFAAMQLFGYSINVLTMFGMVLAIGILVDDAIVVVENVERIMSEEGLSPRDATKKAMSQITGAIIGITLVLIAVFVPMAFFGGAVGAIYRQFSLSMVAAMGFSALMALTLTPALCATMLKPVEAGHHVEKRGFFGWFNRGFAKTATSYQGVIARMLTRTGRFMLIFVALLAIVAWLYMKLPSSFLPNEDQGYIITNVQLPPGASRPRAEAVLAQVDAYFRNQPEVARTIAVAGFSFSGNGQNAGLVFVPLKDWDERGKGQSADDLAKRAMGALSGIPDAVVFPLSPPPIRELGNATGITARLQDRSAQGHDALIAARNQLLGMAGKSQVLSGLRPEGMEDAPQLQVDIDREKANALGVTFADINSTLSAGLGSSYVNDFNAANRQQRVIVQADQKSRMQPGDILRLNVRSSGGNMVPFASFATTKWINGPVQLVRYNGYPAIKLTGDAAPGRSTGEAMEELERLAAQLPPGFGIEWTGQSLEERTSGSQAPALFALSLLAAFLVLAALYESESIPIAVLLVVPLGVLGALLGAHIRDLPNDVYFKVGLIAIIGLSAKNAILIIEFAKDLQAGGMGLIEATLEAVHLRFRPIIMTSLAFILGVLPLVIATGAGSASQRAIGTGVMGGMITATVLAVFLVPVFFVVIRKIFKGSERQRRLAAHELDMPEKK, from the coding sequence ATGCCAAAATTCTTTATCGACCGCCCCGTCTTCGCCTGGGTGATCGCCCTGTTCATCCTGCTGGGCGGCGCGCTGGCGATCGCGCGGCTGCCGGTGGCGCAGTACCCGACCATCGCGCCGCCGTCGATTGTCGTGACCGCCAACTATCCCGGCGCCACCGCGCAGGTACTGGACGACGCCGTCACCAGCGTCATCGAGCAGGAGATGAACGGCGCCGATGGCCTCCAGTACGTGGAGTCGCAGAGCGACGCCAGCGGCGGCGTGACGATCACCGTCACGTTCCTGCCGGGGACGAACCCCGATCTGGCTGCCGTGGACGTGCAGAACCGCATCAAGCGCGTGGAGTCGCGCCTGCCGCAGGCCGTCACGCAGCAGGGCGTGCAGGTCAACAAGGCGCGCTCGAACATCCTGATGTTCGTCGGCCTGTATTCCACGGACGGGCGCATGGACCCGACGGCCATCGGCGACTACATGGCCCGTAACGTCGTCAACGAGATCAAGCGCATTCCCGGCGTGGGCCAGGCGCAGCTGTTCGGTACCGAGCGCGCGCTGCGCGTGTGGGTAGACCCGGACAAGCTGACAGGCCTGAAGCTGAACATGAGCGACGTCACCGCCGCGATCCGTGCGCAGAACGCGCAGGTCACGTCCGGCACCATCGGCGACCTGCCGAATCCATCCTCGCAGGCCTATGCGGCGCCCGTCGTCGTCACGGGCCAGCTGACGTCCGTCGAGCAGTTCTCGAAAGTCGTCCTGCGCGCCAATCCGGACGGCTCCACGGTGCGCCTGGCCGACGTGGCCCGGCTCGAAATGGGCGGCGCCACGTACAACATCAGCGCGCGCCTGTCCGGCCAACCGTTCGTCGCCATCGCCGTGCAGCAGTCGCTGACGGGCAACGCGCTGGAAACGGCCAACCTGGTCAAGGCCAAGATGGAAGAGCTGTCGAAGTTCTTCCCGCCGGGCCTGAAGTACACCGTGCCGTACGATACCTCCACGTTCGTCAAGATCTCCATCGAGGAAGTGGTCAAGACGCTGCTGGAAGCGGTCGTGCTGGTGTTTATCGTCATGTACGTGTTCCTGCAGAACTTCCGCTATACGATCATCCCGACGATCGTCGTGCCGATCGCACTGATGGGCACTTTCGCAGCGATGCAGCTGTTCGGCTACTCCATCAACGTGCTGACGATGTTCGGCATGGTGCTGGCGATCGGCATCCTGGTCGACGACGCCATCGTCGTCGTCGAGAACGTCGAGCGCATCATGAGCGAGGAAGGCCTGTCGCCGCGCGATGCAACGAAAAAGGCGATGTCGCAGATCACCGGCGCCATCATCGGCATCACGCTGGTGCTGATCGCCGTATTTGTGCCGATGGCGTTCTTCGGCGGCGCCGTGGGCGCCATCTACCGCCAGTTCTCGCTGTCGATGGTGGCGGCAATGGGCTTCTCGGCGCTGATGGCACTGACCTTGACGCCGGCGCTGTGCGCAACGATGCTCAAGCCCGTCGAGGCAGGCCATCACGTCGAGAAGCGCGGCTTCTTCGGCTGGTTCAACCGCGGCTTCGCGAAGACGGCGACGAGCTACCAGGGCGTAATCGCCCGCATGCTGACCCGCACCGGCCGCTTCATGCTGATCTTCGTCGCCTTGCTGGCCATCGTCGCGTGGCTGTACATGAAACTGCCGTCGTCGTTCCTGCCGAACGAGGACCAGGGCTACATCATCACCAACGTGCAATTGCCGCCGGGCGCGTCGCGTCCCCGCGCGGAAGCCGTGCTGGCGCAGGTCGACGCGTACTTCCGCAACCAGCCCGAGGTCGCCCGCACGATCGCGGTGGCCGGCTTCTCGTTCTCGGGCAACGGCCAGAACGCGGGCCTCGTGTTCGTGCCGCTGAAGGACTGGGACGAGCGCGGCAAGGGCCAGTCGGCGGACGACCTGGCCAAGCGCGCGATGGGTGCGCTGTCCGGCATTCCCGACGCGGTGGTCTTCCCGCTGTCGCCGCCGCCGATCCGCGAACTGGGTAACGCCACCGGCATCACGGCGCGCCTGCAGGACCGCAGCGCCCAGGGCCACGACGCGCTGATCGCGGCGCGCAACCAGTTGCTGGGCATGGCGGGCAAAAGCCAGGTGCTGAGCGGGCTGCGGCCGGAAGGCATGGAGGATGCGCCGCAGCTGCAGGTGGACATCGACCGCGAGAAGGCCAATGCGCTGGGGGTGACGTTCGCGGACATCAACAGCACGCTGTCGGCGGGCCTCGGTTCGTCGTACGTCAACGACTTCAACGCGGCCAACCGGCAACAGCGCGTGATCGTACAGGCGGACCAGAAAAGCCGCATGCAGCCGGGCGACATCCTGCGCCTGAACGTGCGCAGCAGCGGCGGCAACATGGTGCCGTTCGCGTCGTTCGCCACGACGAAATGGATCAACGGCCCCGTGCAGCTGGTGCGCTACAACGGCTACCCGGCCATCAAGCTGACGGGGGACGCGGCGCCGGGCCGCAGCACGGGCGAGGCGATGGAAGAACTGGAGCGCCTGGCCGCCCAGCTGCCGCCGGGCTTTGGCATCGAATGGACGGGCCAGTCACTGGAAGAGCGCACCTCCGGCTCGCAGGCCCCTGCCCTGTTCGCGCTGTCGCTGCTGGCCGCGTTCCTCGTGCTGGCGGCGCTGTATGAAAGCGAATCGATTCCGATCGCCGTGCTGCTGGTGGTGCCGTTGGGGGTGCTGGGCGCGCTGCTGGGTGCCCACATCCGCGATTTGCCCAACGACGTCTACTTCAAGGTGGGCCTGATCGCCATCATCGGCCTGTCGGCCAAGAACGCGATCCTGATCATCGAGTTTGCCAAGGACCTGCAGGCGGGCGGTATGGGCCTGATCGAGGCGACGCTGGAGGCAGTGCACCTGCGCTTCCGCCCCATCATCATGACGTCGCTGGCGTTCATTCTGGGCGTGCTGCCGCTGGTGATCGCCACCGGCGCCGGGTCGGCCAGCCAGCGCGCCATCGGCACGGGCGTGATGGGCGGGATGATCACGGCGACCGTGCTGGCCGTGTTCCTGGTGCCCGTGTTCTTTGTCGTGATCCGCAAGATTTTCAAAGGCAGCGAACGCCAGCGCCGCCTGGCCGCACACGAACTGGATATGCCGGAGAAGAAATGA
- a CDS encoding patatin-like phospholipase family protein — MDAPIVIRLGQRARQRIATEGLQALDVAIVPAAAGGPKGLILHGIDKWLFGEWLPAAPRERRLIGASIGAWRMAASALADPVAAHKRLAHYYTHQTYPDKVDAAYVSRTVRALLDDVLDGHGGEALRHPLHRLAVITARGIGPLADTRGVRWREMAGFLLAAAGNAVSRARLAQAMERVVFHDARDDSAWLREQFDAFGTAFAALDETNLHAALVASGSIPLVLEAVTDIPGAPPGTYWDGGLIDYHLHLPYRRDPGLVLYPHFTDYIVPGWLDKSLPWRRVKDAALDNMVLVSPSPSFLARLPNGKMPDRADFQRYGQNHAARIRDWTFAIGESERMAETLARWAEKPDLKLASGF, encoded by the coding sequence ATGGATGCACCCATCGTTATCCGGCTCGGCCAGCGCGCCCGCCAGCGCATCGCCACCGAAGGCCTGCAAGCGCTTGATGTCGCCATCGTTCCCGCTGCCGCCGGCGGGCCGAAGGGTCTGATCCTGCACGGCATCGACAAATGGCTGTTCGGCGAATGGCTGCCCGCCGCACCGCGCGAACGCCGCCTGATCGGCGCGTCGATCGGTGCGTGGCGCATGGCCGCCAGCGCGCTGGCCGATCCGGTCGCGGCGCACAAGCGCCTGGCCCACTACTACACGCACCAGACCTATCCCGACAAGGTGGATGCCGCATACGTCAGCCGCACCGTGCGCGCCCTGCTGGACGATGTGCTGGACGGGCACGGCGGCGAGGCGCTACGGCATCCGCTGCATCGCCTCGCCGTCATCACGGCGCGCGGCATCGGCCCGCTGGCCGATACGCGCGGCGTACGCTGGCGCGAAATGGCCGGCTTCCTGCTGGCGGCGGCCGGCAATGCCGTCTCGCGCGCACGGCTGGCGCAGGCAATGGAGCGTGTGGTGTTTCACGATGCACGCGACGACAGTGCGTGGCTGCGCGAACAATTCGACGCCTTCGGGACGGCGTTCGCGGCCCTGGACGAGACCAACCTGCATGCGGCGCTGGTCGCCTCGGGCTCGATCCCGCTGGTTCTCGAAGCGGTCACGGACATCCCGGGTGCGCCGCCGGGCACGTACTGGGACGGCGGCCTGATCGACTACCACCTGCACCTGCCGTATCGGCGCGATCCCGGCCTGGTGCTGTATCCGCACTTCACGGACTACATCGTGCCGGGCTGGCTCGATAAATCGCTGCCGTGGCGCCGCGTGAAGGATGCCGCACTGGACAACATGGTGCTCGTCTCGCCGTCGCCCTCATTTCTGGCTCGCCTGCCGAACGGCAAGATGCCCGACCGCGCCGACTTCCAGCGCTACGGGCAGAACCACGCCGCCCGCATCCGCGACTGGACGTTCGCCATTGGAGAGAGCGAGCGGATGGCGGAGACGCTGGCGCGGTGGGCGGAGAAGCCGGATCTGAAGCTGGCGTCCGGTTTCTGA